One Hyla sarda isolate aHylSar1 chromosome 11, aHylSar1.hap1, whole genome shotgun sequence genomic window carries:
- the LOC130294924 gene encoding olfactory receptor 49-like has protein sequence MQEVNKTTVMEFVLLGFSSFHSFQNVIFCVVLLAYIICVLGNITIFVLVRVETSLHSPMYFFISIFSVLEIMFVSVTVPKLLAILIQTKKTISFFGCFIQLYVLCGLGEAECFLISFMVFDRYVAINNPLRYVSIMNSRLCYTLAALPWFFGFTISLFPIVETYLLDFCGPNKINHFFCDLAPVQSLGCSDPFRSNMTTIVAASFAIVLPFLAIVGFYIHIIYTVLKIDSRDGKTKAFSTCSSHLIVASMFYGSGITVYVKPKGTHYDKFLALIFTVVTPLLNPFIYTLRNREVKNAFIKVISNIIQS, from the coding sequence atgcAAGAGGTCAACAAAACTACAGTGATGGAGTTTGTGCTTTTGGGATTTTCCAGTTTTCATTCATTTCAGAacgttattttttgtgttgtgctTTTGGCATATATTATTTGTGTTCTTGGAAACATAACTATCTTTGTGTTAGTGAGAGTCGAGACTTCTCTTCATTCCCCTATGTACTTTTTTATCAgcattttttctgttttggaaATCATGTTTGTTTCTGTAACAGTTCCAAAATTATTGGCTATCCTTATTCAGACCAAGAAGACCATCTCGTTTTTTGGTTGCTTTATTCAGCTGTATGTCTTATGTGGCTTAGGAGAGGCAGAATGCTTCCTTATTTCTTTTATGGTCTTTGATCGATATGTAGCTATAAACAATCCATTACGTTATGTCTCTATAATGAACAGTCGCCTCTGTTATACATTGGCTGCCCTGCCGTGGTTTTTTGGTTTTACTATATCCTTATTCCCTATTGTTGAGACTTATCTTTTAGACTTCTGTGGACCAAACAAGATCAACCACTTTTTCTGTGACCTAGCACCAGTGCAGAGTTTGGGATGTTCAGACCCATTTAGAAGCAATATGACTACAATTGTGGCCGCTTCTTTTGCAATAGTTCTACCTTTTCTTGCAATAGTGGGGTTCTACATtcacataatatatactgtactgaagaTTGACAGCAGAGATGGTAAAACAAAAGCCTTCTCAACGTGCTCCTCCCACCTTATTGTAGCATCTATGTTTTATGGCTCAGGTATTACTGTCTACGTGAAGCCTAAAGGTACTCACTATGACAAGTTCCTTGCTCTCATATTCACTGTGGTTACACCACTTTTAAATCCATTTATTTATACTCTAAGAAATAGAGAGGTAAAAAATGCATTCATAAAAGTTATCAGTAATATAATACAATCTTAA